In Sulfurimonas hongkongensis, the following proteins share a genomic window:
- the serS gene encoding serine--tRNA ligase, translated as MIDLKLLQKDFETISTKLIRKGVDLELIEKLKEKSQELKRAKANFETLQALQNSMSKEFGIYKREGKDISELKRRVDANKIVISEALEIQRVADAELEAIAMSIPNIPDDDVADGADESDNEEIKKVLTPREFSFTPKEHWELAEQNGWIDFERGVKLATSRFSVSFKMGARLERALINFMLDFNRSRGFSEVSVPALVNRTALEGTGQLPKFEDDLYKIEDQELFLIPTAEVPLTNLFQDEILASQTLPVKMTAYTSCFRKEAGAAGRDTRGMIRQHQFHKVELVAISHPDKSDEIFDEMVECASDILTALELPHRLVNLCTGDLGFSAAKTIDLEVWLPGQNTYREISSISNTREFQARRAKIRFKDGKKNSMVHTLNGSALAVGRTLVAIMENNQQEDGSITIPEVLKPYLGM; from the coding sequence ATGATTGATTTAAAACTACTACAAAAAGATTTTGAGACTATAAGTACTAAACTTATCCGTAAGGGTGTAGACCTTGAGCTTATAGAAAAACTAAAAGAAAAGAGCCAAGAGCTAAAAAGAGCAAAAGCAAACTTTGAAACACTCCAAGCACTACAAAACTCTATGAGTAAGGAGTTTGGCATCTATAAAAGAGAAGGCAAAGATATAAGCGAACTAAAACGAAGAGTAGATGCAAACAAAATCGTTATAAGTGAAGCCTTAGAGATTCAAAGGGTTGCAGATGCCGAGCTTGAAGCCATAGCGATGTCAATCCCAAATATCCCTGATGATGATGTTGCTGATGGAGCTGATGAGAGTGACAACGAAGAGATAAAAAAAGTTCTAACTCCAAGAGAGTTTAGTTTTACTCCAAAAGAGCATTGGGAACTGGCTGAACAAAATGGTTGGATAGACTTTGAGAGAGGTGTAAAACTCGCAACTTCAAGATTTTCTGTAAGCTTTAAAATGGGTGCAAGACTAGAGCGCGCACTTATAAACTTTATGCTTGACTTTAACCGCTCTCGTGGGTTTTCTGAGGTAAGTGTTCCAGCACTTGTAAACAGAACTGCACTAGAGGGAACTGGGCAACTTCCAAAGTTTGAAGATGACCTATACAAGATAGAAGACCAAGAACTCTTTTTGATTCCAACAGCAGAAGTTCCTCTAACAAATCTTTTTCAAGATGAGATACTGGCATCTCAAACACTCCCCGTAAAAATGACTGCATATACCTCTTGCTTTAGAAAAGAAGCAGGAGCGGCAGGACGTGACACAAGAGGAATGATAAGACAGCATCAGTTTCACAAAGTTGAGCTTGTAGCTATATCTCATCCCGATAAAAGTGATGAGATCTTTGACGAGATGGTTGAGTGTGCATCAGACATACTAACAGCATTAGAACTTCCGCACCGCCTAGTAAATCTCTGTACTGGAGATTTGGGTTTTAGTGCGGCAAAGACCATAGACCTAGAAGTATGGCTACCAGGACAAAACACCTACCGCGAAATCTCATCTATAAGCAACACAAGAGAGTTTCAAGCCAGACGCGCCAAAATCCGCTTCAAAGATGGCAAGAAAAACTCAATGGTTCACACACTAAATGGAAGTGCCTTAGCAGTTGGGCGAACCTTGGTAGCCATCATGGAGAACAACCAACAAGAAGATGGAAGTATAACTATCCCAGAGGTTTTAAAACCCTACTTGGGGATGTAA
- a CDS encoding HD domain-containing phosphohydrolase has translation MGYKAKFINKIVCLLIISWSALMLLAALLSMYRDYAYATILAKNEAVVSVKKDLAYRKWIASHGGIYVPITKRTPPNPYLSHIKNRDVNTSASQQLTLMNPAYSLSQMMKDYSELYGTKGHITSTILMNPKNKPDAWEEEALKQIEKTQEPIYTKTEINGEEHFRYIQPLKTEQSCLKCHAFQGYKVGDIRGGVSVSIPMKWYYNEAFKTIVLNIGIIIIVYLIGLGVILYGRKKAKEIVEKKVKDYEQHIFSFVNIIEKRDSYTAGHTQRVAKYSVLIAKEMGFNDEKVDDLYRACMLHDIGKISTPDSILLKPGKLNNLEYEIIKEHVVVSYELLNSVDIYKDIAEIVRHHHEHFDGGGYPQGLKGDQIPILSQIMTVADAFDAMTTNRIYKARKSVVKAIEELNELASKQFNAQVAKAASVALKDVIIEHNITQLPKSKIEKERFVYFYKDQITGIYNKEYLDFVLAYNSSDEFNMKHLYIVYLHNFSQYNTTHGWVNGDELLSKVANKLDSINTNDLIFRIYGDDFVILSEKEFDIESHISELEEILAGSNISISYKKFDIEQEDITSTEELEKLF, from the coding sequence GTGGGGTATAAAGCTAAGTTTATAAATAAAATTGTTTGCTTGCTTATAATCTCTTGGAGTGCCTTAATGCTTCTTGCAGCACTTCTTTCTATGTATAGAGACTATGCATATGCAACTATTTTAGCAAAAAACGAAGCTGTCGTTAGTGTTAAAAAAGATTTGGCGTATCGCAAATGGATAGCATCTCATGGTGGTATTTATGTGCCAATCACTAAAAGAACACCTCCAAATCCATACTTATCGCATATTAAAAATCGTGATGTAAACACATCAGCATCACAACAACTAACTCTTATGAATCCAGCATATTCACTTTCACAAATGATGAAAGATTATAGTGAACTCTATGGAACAAAAGGGCATATTACAAGCACAATACTAATGAATCCAAAAAATAAGCCAGATGCTTGGGAAGAAGAAGCTCTCAAACAGATAGAAAAAACACAAGAGCCAATATATACAAAGACTGAAATTAATGGAGAAGAACATTTTCGCTATATACAACCACTAAAAACTGAACAATCATGTCTAAAATGTCACGCTTTTCAAGGCTATAAAGTTGGAGATATAAGAGGGGGAGTTTCTGTCTCTATACCTATGAAGTGGTACTATAATGAAGCTTTTAAAACTATAGTGCTAAATATTGGGATCATAATTATAGTATATCTTATAGGTTTAGGTGTGATTTTATATGGTAGGAAAAAAGCTAAAGAGATAGTTGAGAAAAAAGTCAAAGATTATGAGCAACATATTTTCTCTTTTGTAAATATCATAGAAAAAAGAGATAGTTATACAGCTGGACACACTCAAAGAGTAGCAAAATACTCAGTTCTAATAGCAAAAGAGATGGGCTTTAATGATGAGAAGGTAGATGACCTTTATAGAGCTTGTATGCTTCATGATATAGGTAAAATCTCTACGCCTGACTCTATTTTGTTAAAACCAGGCAAACTAAATAACTTAGAGTATGAGATCATTAAAGAACATGTTGTGGTTAGTTATGAGTTACTTAACAGTGTTGATATCTACAAAGATATAGCTGAGATAGTTCGCCATCATCATGAGCATTTCGATGGAGGTGGCTATCCACAAGGGCTAAAAGGTGACCAGATTCCTATTCTTTCACAGATAATGACTGTTGCTGACGCCTTTGATGCAATGACAACAAACAGAATATATAAAGCTAGAAAAAGCGTTGTAAAAGCTATAGAAGAGTTAAATGAGTTAGCTTCTAAACAGTTTAACGCTCAAGTTGCTAAAGCAGCTAGCGTAGCACTAAAAGATGTAATAATAGAGCATAATATTACTCAATTACCAAAGAGTAAGATAGAAAAAGAGAGATTTGTTTATTTTTATAAAGACCAAATAACAGGCATTTATAACAAAGAGTATTTAGACTTTGTTTTAGCATACAATAGTTCGGATGAGTTTAATATGAAGCATCTCTACATAGTATACCTGCATAACTTTAGTCAGTACAATACCACTCATGGTTGGGTAAATGGAGATGAACTTTTAAGCAAAGTGGCTAACAAGCTTGACTCTATAAATACAAATGATTTGATTTTTAGAATCTATGGAGATGATTTTGTAATTCTTAGCGAAAAAGAGTTTGATATAGAGTCTCACATAAGTGAACTTGAAGAGATTTTAGCGGGGAGTAACATCTCTATATCATACAAAAAGTTTGATATAGAGCAAGAAGATATCACTAGCACAGAAGAGTTAGAAAAACTATTTTAA
- a CDS encoding methylenetetrahydrofolate reductase, whose product MFAKLIDKLKNDTYITLETTPPNSPQFAPIIDKIEALGLHNLVDAFSTTDNPLAKLKYNSLFAAKMLQDRFNKPVLATMTMRDRNKIALQSDLLGANEVDVRAILALTGDPANISDQPHSKGVFEADSTLLLDIISAFNSGMSYAGKSLGHKPREIYPFAVVNSYAKNPKTLQKKMQKKIKHGALGIITQPVYDIENAKMLLDLIEAANRDSLPKYKEAELVLGIFPITKLRTAQFLSAHVPGINVPDRWIELLRVANKRGEEEEYKVGFELSKTLFESIKELHPKIHLMSANQFNLAKEILK is encoded by the coding sequence TTGTTTGCAAAACTCATAGATAAATTGAAAAACGACACATATATAACGCTAGAGACTACTCCCCCAAACTCACCACAGTTTGCACCCATCATTGACAAGATAGAAGCACTAGGGCTACATAACTTAGTAGATGCTTTTTCAACCACAGATAACCCTCTAGCAAAACTAAAGTACAACTCACTCTTTGCTGCAAAAATGCTTCAAGATAGATTTAACAAACCAGTACTAGCCACTATGACTATGAGAGATAGAAACAAAATAGCCTTACAGTCGGACCTCCTAGGTGCAAATGAAGTAGATGTAAGAGCCATTTTAGCCCTTACAGGCGACCCTGCGAATATCTCCGACCAGCCTCATTCAAAGGGAGTTTTTGAAGCAGACAGCACACTTTTGCTAGATATCATTAGTGCTTTTAACTCCGGGATGAGTTATGCTGGAAAATCTTTAGGACATAAGCCTAGAGAGATTTACCCTTTTGCAGTTGTAAACTCCTATGCTAAAAACCCAAAAACTCTTCAAAAGAAGATGCAAAAGAAGATAAAGCACGGAGCTTTAGGCATCATAACTCAACCCGTTTATGACATAGAAAATGCAAAGATGCTCTTAGATTTGATTGAAGCTGCCAACAGAGACTCTTTGCCAAAGTACAAAGAAGCTGAGCTGGTTTTGGGCATCTTTCCCATCACTAAACTTCGTACAGCTCAGTTTTTATCTGCTCATGTGCCAGGTATAAATGTTCCAGATAGATGGATAGAACTTCTAAGAGTTGCAAACAAAAGAGGCGAAGAAGAAGAGTACAAAGTTGGTTTTGAACTTAGTAAAACTCTTTTTGAATCCATAAAAGAGCTCCACCCAAAGATACATCTTATGAGTGCAAACCAGTTTAACCTAGCAAAAGAGATATTAAAATAG
- the serB gene encoding phosphoserine phosphatase SerB encodes MLKLAIFDFDSTLMDGETIDFFAEELGLGKEVSFITEEAMSGRLDFFESLQQRVKLLEGLEYSVVEKISHNLPYMKGAIETIGELKKRGMRVVCFSGGFRSATSYAKDILGYDADFSNVLHQKDKKLTGLVGGDMMFGFSKGDMLQRLQNLLGVKEDETLVCGDGANDLSMFAHAGVRVAFCAREILQKEANIIIKEKNLTRILDELEKEKQ; translated from the coding sequence ATGCTAAAGTTAGCGATTTTTGATTTTGACTCTACTCTTATGGATGGTGAAACTATTGATTTTTTTGCCGAGGAGTTGGGTTTGGGTAAAGAGGTAAGTTTTATAACAGAAGAAGCGATGTCTGGACGACTTGATTTTTTTGAATCACTGCAACAAAGAGTTAAGCTTTTAGAGGGGTTAGAGTACAGTGTGGTTGAGAAAATCAGCCATAACTTACCATATATGAAGGGTGCGATTGAGACTATTGGTGAGCTTAAAAAAAGAGGTATGAGAGTAGTCTGCTTTAGCGGTGGCTTTAGAAGTGCTACTTCATATGCAAAAGATATACTCGGCTATGATGCAGACTTCTCAAATGTGCTACATCAAAAAGATAAAAAGCTCACAGGACTTGTTGGTGGAGATATGATGTTTGGCTTCTCAAAAGGTGATATGCTACAAAGACTTCAAAACCTTTTAGGTGTCAAAGAAGATGAGACTCTAGTTTGTGGAGATGGAGCAAATGACCTTAGTATGTTTGCTCACGCAGGAGTGAGAGTGGCTTTTTGTGCAAGAGAGATTTTACAAAAAGAAGCAAATATAATTATAAAAGAAAAAAATTTAACAAGAATACTCGATGAGTTAGAGAAGGAAAAACAATAA
- a CDS encoding endonuclease/exonuclease/phosphatase family protein: MFYPKSKPLEGFFQEATLQEEFSLLSWNIHKENLNPNFQLTLKELLDENSVDFLLFQEYKINKSYDIIIDPYNYTIAPNIETKNHLYGVLTASKATIAHQRAHLSKTKEFFLATKKANLTTHHYFEDGSLLIIVNLHAINFVNAKMFKAELDMLYELLYGLDCAVIVSGDFNNWSSKRIRDLETFEYSLGYQRAIIEDAKHIKQFFNKPIDHIFYKNLELLNAKAIDTKKISDHNPIIAKFAQVKPLSIKPKR; this comes from the coding sequence ATGTTTTATCCAAAGAGCAAACCACTAGAGGGATTTTTCCAAGAAGCCACACTCCAAGAAGAGTTCTCGCTTCTAAGTTGGAATATTCATAAAGAAAATCTAAATCCAAATTTTCAACTCACTCTTAAAGAGCTCTTAGATGAAAACTCTGTTGATTTTTTGCTCTTTCAAGAGTACAAGATAAACAAATCTTACGACATCATAATAGACCCATATAACTACACAATAGCTCCAAATATAGAGACAAAAAACCATCTCTATGGAGTCTTAACCGCTTCAAAGGCAACCATTGCACACCAAAGAGCTCACTTATCAAAAACTAAAGAGTTTTTTTTAGCAACAAAAAAAGCAAACCTTACCACTCACCACTACTTTGAGGATGGCTCACTGCTCATCATTGTAAACCTACATGCCATAAATTTTGTAAATGCAAAGATGTTTAAAGCAGAGCTTGATATGCTATATGAGCTTCTATATGGATTAGACTGTGCAGTAATTGTAAGTGGGGATTTTAACAACTGGTCAAGCAAAAGGATTCGTGATTTAGAAACATTTGAATACTCTTTAGGTTACCAAAGAGCCATCATAGAAGATGCAAAACACATAAAGCAGTTTTTCAATAAACCAATTGACCATATATTTTACAAAAATCTAGAACTGCTAAATGCTAAAGCGATTGATACAAAAAAAATATCAGACCACAACCCCATCATCGCAAAATTTGCTCAAGTCAAACCCTTAAGTATCAAACCCAAGCGCTGA
- a CDS encoding phospholipase D-like domain-containing protein produces MIIFPYIFVIFYYFFGVRKHSSKNKKNSLNLKKPQQTPSSHPIDRLSFAHNIAPATNNNKLALYTNSQDAYFAFIKALSGAKKSIDLAAYVVKIDDVTEVIFALLLQKAKNGVKVRLIVDAFGSYKLYLWQKPLKELRDAGVIIDFFAPIFSLKNITKLNLRYHRKIFIIDNETLFSGGMNLSSEYMGETYEQDRWLDLMFEAKGDVVKSYVDVFNSDIAYMHNQKTILLDPVQSRAGQHSLQALPSGPDVKGDALLEVVLDSIYTAKRRIWIITPYFIPDEFILQAMKIASHKGVDVKIITPRKSNHAIADFARTGYIRNLYEFGIDVVLFEGKMIHAKAMLFDDETLILGSSNLDYRSLLLNYEIVTISYAPEHIEQMQTWMESLIDTKHTKLADAGRMRRIFENSARIFASQL; encoded by the coding sequence ATGATTATTTTTCCATATATCTTTGTCATTTTTTACTACTTCTTTGGAGTACGAAAGCACTCTAGTAAAAATAAAAAAAACAGTCTTAACTTAAAAAAACCACAACAAACTCCATCTTCACATCCCATAGACAGACTTAGTTTTGCACACAATATCGCACCTGCTACGAACAACAACAAACTAGCTCTTTATACAAACTCACAAGATGCTTATTTTGCCTTTATAAAAGCTCTAAGCGGTGCAAAAAAGTCTATTGATTTGGCAGCTTATGTGGTCAAGATTGATGATGTTACAGAAGTCATTTTTGCTCTTTTATTACAAAAAGCAAAAAATGGTGTAAAGGTTCGACTTATCGTAGATGCCTTTGGTTCATACAAACTTTATTTGTGGCAAAAGCCTCTAAAAGAGCTCAGAGATGCTGGTGTTATTATTGATTTTTTTGCTCCAATTTTCTCTTTAAAAAACATCACAAAGCTAAACCTTCGCTATCACAGAAAGATATTTATCATAGATAACGAAACTCTCTTTAGCGGTGGAATGAACTTAAGCAGTGAGTATATGGGTGAGACATATGAGCAAGACCGCTGGCTCGATTTAATGTTTGAGGCAAAAGGAGATGTTGTTAAGAGCTATGTAGATGTCTTTAACTCAGATATTGCTTATATGCACAATCAAAAAACCATACTCTTAGACCCTGTACAAAGTAGAGCTGGGCAACATTCACTCCAAGCACTTCCTAGTGGACCTGATGTAAAAGGCGATGCTCTGCTTGAAGTAGTTTTAGACTCCATCTATACAGCCAAAAGAAGAATCTGGATAATCACACCCTACTTCATCCCTGATGAGTTTATTCTTCAAGCCATGAAAATTGCCTCACATAAAGGTGTAGATGTAAAGATAATCACGCCTAGAAAATCAAACCACGCCATAGCAGACTTTGCACGTACTGGTTACATTAGAAATCTTTATGAGTTTGGTATAGATGTGGTTTTGTTTGAGGGTAAGATGATTCACGCAAAAGCTATGCTTTTTGATGATGAAACACTAATCCTCGGTTCCAGTAACCTTGATTACAGAAGCTTACTACTAAATTATGAAATCGTGACCATCTCCTATGCACCAGAGCATATAGAGCAGATGCAAACATGGATGGAGTCTTTGATAGATACAAAACATACAAAGCTAGCAGATGCAGGTAGAATGCGTCGTATTTTTGAAAACTCTGCTAGAATCTTTGCTTCACAGTTGTAA
- a CDS encoding diaminopimelate dehydrogenase: MKQKIKIAIAGYGNLGRGVELSVSKNPDMSLVGVFSRRDPKSVETIFPDTKVYLVDDILEFKDKIDVLILCGGSKDDLPVQGPEFSANFNIVDSFDTHAKIPEYFDSVDKPSKANNKVALIANGWDPGMFSINRLYGEALLPVGETYTFWGKGLSQGHSDAIRRVQGVKAGVQYTLPSEEAIQKVRSGTRPTLSTKEKHKRECFVVLEDGADAKRVESEIKTMPNYFEPYETTVNFISQKELDENHNKMPHGGFVIRSGSTSQKNNQVIEYSLNLESNPEFTASVLVAYARATFRLSQKEDFGAKTAFDVAPGLLSIKSAHELRAELL; the protein is encoded by the coding sequence ATGAAACAAAAGATAAAAATAGCAATAGCAGGTTATGGAAACCTAGGGCGTGGAGTTGAACTTTCTGTCTCTAAAAACCCAGACATGAGCCTTGTGGGTGTTTTCTCAAGAAGAGACCCAAAAAGTGTAGAGACTATATTTCCTGATACAAAAGTTTATTTAGTTGATGATATTTTAGAGTTTAAAGATAAGATAGATGTTTTGATACTTTGCGGTGGTTCAAAAGACGATCTACCTGTCCAAGGTCCAGAGTTCTCAGCAAACTTCAACATAGTAGATAGTTTTGACACGCATGCAAAGATTCCAGAATATTTTGATAGTGTTGATAAACCCTCAAAAGCAAACAACAAAGTAGCTCTCATAGCAAATGGCTGGGATCCTGGAATGTTTTCCATCAACAGACTCTATGGTGAAGCACTGCTACCAGTTGGAGAGACATATACTTTTTGGGGCAAGGGTTTAAGTCAAGGGCACTCAGATGCCATCAGAAGAGTACAAGGAGTAAAAGCTGGAGTTCAGTACACTCTTCCATCAGAAGAAGCTATACAAAAAGTTAGAAGTGGCACAAGACCTACACTATCAACAAAAGAAAAACACAAAAGAGAGTGTTTTGTTGTTTTAGAAGATGGAGCTGATGCTAAGAGAGTTGAGAGTGAGATAAAAACTATGCCTAACTACTTTGAACCCTATGAGACTACAGTAAACTTCATAAGCCAAAAAGAGCTAGATGAAAACCATAACAAGATGCCTCATGGTGGATTTGTTATACGGAGTGGAAGCACAAGCCAAAAGAATAACCAAGTCATAGAGTATTCGCTAAATTTAGAGAGTAACCCAGAGTTTACTGCAAGTGTTTTAGTAGCCTATGCAAGGGCAACTTTTAGACTAAGCCAAAAGGAAGATTTTGGAGCAAAAACTGCTTTTGATGTAGCGCCAGGACTTCTCTCTATCAAGTCTGCACATGAGCTTAGAGCTGAGCTTTTATAG
- the rpsR gene encoding 30S ribosomal protein S18: MAEKRKYKKRYCKYCESKVDFMDYKDVGALRFSLSERYKIMPRRLTGNCKRHQDMIAAVVKRARAAALVPYSVTRKTVVTAPFENLR, encoded by the coding sequence ATGGCAGAAAAAAGAAAATACAAAAAAAGATATTGTAAATATTGTGAATCAAAAGTTGATTTTATGGACTACAAAGATGTAGGAGCGCTTCGTTTCTCTCTTTCAGAGCGTTATAAAATTATGCCTCGTCGTCTTACAGGAAACTGTAAACGTCATCAAGATATGATAGCAGCGGTTGTAAAACGCGCTCGTGCAGCAGCACTAGTTCCATACAGTGTTACTCGTAAAACAGTTGTAACTGCACCTTTTGAAAACTTAAGATAA
- a CDS encoding single-stranded DNA-binding protein, with protein MFNKVILVGNLTRDIELRYSQAGLGIAKTAIATSRKFTSNGEKKEEVCFVDITFFARSAEIANQYLRKGSKILVEGRLNFEQWSDQNGQKRSKHSVIVENMQMLDSKGDSQGGGYKAPTQSGAQSYNQGSQQAQSYQQPSQQQQSYQPQSGANGYEQNNANTQSRQMPSSDSIPEIDIDEDEIPF; from the coding sequence ATGTTTAACAAAGTTATATTAGTCGGAAACTTAACTCGTGATATAGAACTCAGATACTCTCAAGCTGGTTTGGGTATTGCAAAAACTGCGATAGCAACTAGTAGAAAATTCACTAGTAATGGTGAAAAAAAAGAAGAAGTATGTTTTGTAGATATCACATTTTTTGCTAGAAGTGCAGAGATTGCTAACCAATATCTCCGCAAAGGAAGCAAAATTTTAGTTGAGGGAAGACTTAACTTTGAACAATGGAGCGATCAAAATGGACAAAAACGCTCAAAACACTCTGTGATAGTTGAAAACATGCAGATGCTAGACTCAAAAGGCGACTCTCAAGGTGGTGGTTATAAAGCTCCAACGCAAAGCGGTGCACAAAGCTATAACCAAGGTTCGCAACAAGCTCAGAGCTACCAGCAACCAAGTCAGCAACAGCAAAGTTATCAACCTCAAAGTGGGGCAAATGGCTATGAGCAAAACAATGCAAACACTCAAAGTCGCCAGATGCCAAGCAGTGACTCTATACCTGAGATAGATATAGATGAAGATGAGATTCCATTTTAG
- the rpsF gene encoding 30S ribosomal protein S6 gives MRNYENLVIIKPTFTAEEIQSSIKAIEETITSNGGVIATTDAMGMRKLAYPINKNERGYYHVIYYSVAPAAISEIERRFRINEDLLRFVTIKYDTNREIAAWNHLVEKAKKKAEAPVKEEVAPLQEEAPVAKEEPAQEEATATEESSTTQE, from the coding sequence ATGAGAAACTACGAAAACTTAGTTATCATTAAACCAACATTTACAGCCGAAGAGATTCAAAGTAGCATCAAAGCTATTGAAGAGACTATCACTTCAAACGGTGGCGTTATCGCTACTACAGATGCTATGGGGATGAGAAAATTAGCATACCCTATAAACAAAAATGAGCGTGGTTATTACCATGTTATTTATTACTCAGTTGCACCAGCTGCTATTAGTGAAATTGAGAGACGCTTTCGTATAAATGAAGACCTTCTTCGTTTTGTAACTATCAAGTACGATACAAATCGTGAAATAGCTGCTTGGAATCACTTAGTTGAAAAAGCTAAGAAAAAAGCTGAAGCACCAGTAAAAGAAGAAGTTGCGCCACTTCAAGAAGAAGCTCCAGTAGCTAAAGAAGAGCCTGCACAAGAAGAAGCAACTGCTACAGAAGAAAGCTCTACTACACAAGAGTAA
- a CDS encoding divergent polysaccharide deacetylase family protein, which translates to MAKRKKKQAKSSKILTYIAWFLAVLALLLGSLFGGYYIGYEEAKNDLELQVDAEKKKRLSLLKKAEEISSKKDKKSVNTRLKNVLDKESRKSTGAAAHEYGDTALPKPPEPIRREVKRTAAKPKLAIIIDDVSVSSHVRAIKNLNLPLTMSFLPPSKSRPNSARLAQKESVYMVHLPMEAQNFSAEEPMTLRVSDSDAKIQSRIRAIKEAFPRVSYINNHTGSKFTSNEMAMNRLIYALKAQNIYFIDSRTTAQTKAPKVMKNFGLEYVSRDVFLDHDLDKKSVKEQIKKAIKVAKLHGTAIAIGHPHANTLAALRESKHLFKDIELVYINRLY; encoded by the coding sequence ATGGCAAAACGAAAGAAAAAGCAGGCAAAAAGTAGTAAAATCTTAACATATATAGCATGGTTTTTAGCAGTCTTGGCACTTCTCTTAGGCTCTTTGTTTGGAGGTTATTACATAGGTTATGAAGAGGCGAAAAACGATTTAGAATTACAAGTTGATGCTGAGAAAAAAAAGAGACTCTCACTACTTAAAAAAGCCGAAGAAATCAGCTCAAAAAAAGATAAAAAAAGTGTAAACACAAGATTAAAAAATGTTTTAGATAAAGAGAGTAGAAAAAGTACCGGTGCAGCAGCTCATGAGTATGGAGATACAGCACTTCCAAAACCACCTGAACCTATACGAAGAGAGGTTAAAAGAACAGCTGCAAAACCAAAACTAGCCATAATTATAGATGATGTGAGTGTAAGCTCTCATGTAAGAGCGATAAAAAATTTAAACCTTCCTTTAACTATGTCATTTTTGCCACCTAGCAAATCTCGCCCTAACTCAGCAAGACTTGCACAAAAAGAGAGTGTATATATGGTCCATCTACCCATGGAGGCACAAAATTTTAGTGCAGAAGAGCCTATGACTCTTAGAGTTAGTGACTCTGATGCCAAGATACAAAGTAGGATAAGAGCTATAAAAGAGGCCTTTCCTAGAGTATCATACATCAACAATCACACAGGAAGTAAGTTTACATCTAATGAGATGGCGATGAACCGTCTTATTTACGCACTAAAAGCACAAAATATCTACTTTATAGATAGTAGAACTACAGCCCAGACAAAAGCACCAAAGGTTATGAAAAACTTTGGGTTAGAGTATGTCTCAAGAGATGTTTTTTTAGACCACGATTTGGATAAAAAGTCTGTTAAAGAACAGATTAAAAAGGCTATAAAGGTAGCAAAGTTGCATGGAACTGCCATAGCTATCGGACATCCTCATGCAAACACTCTAGCAGCACTAAGAGAGTCTAAGCATCTTTTTAAAGATATAGAGTTAGTATATATAAATAGGCTTTATTAG